A window from Desulfallas thermosapovorans DSM 6562 encodes these proteins:
- a CDS encoding rubredoxin produces MDKWVCELCGYVYDPARGAGEVAPGTPFEELPGDWVCPECLAEKDRFVVEYAAHQVMRGNPRG; encoded by the coding sequence ATGGATAAATGGGTATGCGAACTGTGCGGCTATGTATATGACCCGGCCCGGGGTGCCGGTGAAGTGGCGCCCGGTACTCCCTTTGAAGAACTGCCCGGTGATTGGGTCTGCCCGGAATGCCTGGCTGAAAAGGACCGTTTTGTTGTTGAATACGCAGCTCACCAGGTCATGCGGGGCAATCCCAGAGGTTAG
- the rbr gene encoding rubrerythrin: MNIKGTRTEKNLLTAFAGESQARNRYNYFASVAKKEGYEQISAIFAETADHEKEHAKRLFKFLQGGDLEITAAFPAGKIGTTIENLQASAAGENHEHTEMYPEFAKIAEEEGFPQIASVFRAIAVAEDGHEKRFLALLENIKQDRVFKRSEKVTWKCRNCGYLHEGAEAPESCPACAHPKSFYELWQPNY, encoded by the coding sequence TTGAATATTAAAGGAACCCGTACCGAAAAAAATCTTCTCACCGCCTTTGCCGGTGAATCCCAGGCCAGAAACCGTTACAACTACTTTGCCAGCGTGGCTAAAAAAGAAGGGTACGAGCAAATTTCAGCCATTTTTGCTGAGACAGCGGATCATGAAAAAGAGCACGCCAAGCGCCTGTTTAAATTCTTGCAAGGTGGAGACCTTGAAATCACTGCCGCCTTTCCCGCCGGTAAAATCGGCACCACAATAGAAAACCTGCAAGCCTCCGCAGCAGGAGAAAATCACGAGCATACCGAGATGTATCCCGAATTTGCCAAAATTGCCGAAGAGGAAGGCTTCCCACAAATCGCGTCTGTATTCCGGGCCATTGCCGTGGCGGAAGACGGCCATGAAAAAAGATTCCTGGCCTTGTTGGAAAATATTAAGCAGGACAGAGTTTTCAAGCGTTCCGAAAAGGTAACCTGGAAATGCCGCAATTGCGGGTACCTGCACGAGGGTGCCGAGGCTCCCGAAAGCTGCCCGGCCTGTGCCCACCCGAAAAGTTTTTATGAACTGTGGCAACCCAATTATTAA
- the rd gene encoding rubredoxin, with product MDLKALHKISYGLYIITSKKGQQINGQIANTVFQISSDPATVAVSINKQNLTNEFIRESKVFGVSILAQEAPLSLIGQFGFKSGREVDKFKDINYKTGTSGVPCITEHVLACLEAEVIHQVDAGTHHIFIGRITNAEVLLEGIPMTYAYYHQIKRGSVPKTAPAYVPKQIERKANMNNYVCNVCGYVYDPAQGDPENGIAPNTPFDKLPDDWTCPVCGVGKDEFSPES from the coding sequence TTGGATTTAAAGGCCCTGCATAAAATAAGTTACGGCCTGTATATCATTACATCCAAAAAAGGCCAGCAAATCAACGGGCAGATAGCCAATACGGTTTTTCAAATTTCCAGCGACCCGGCCACCGTGGCGGTGAGCATTAACAAACAAAACTTAACCAATGAGTTTATCAGGGAAAGCAAAGTTTTCGGGGTGTCCATACTGGCCCAGGAAGCTCCCCTGTCGCTGATTGGACAGTTTGGATTTAAATCCGGCCGGGAAGTGGACAAGTTCAAGGACATCAACTACAAAACGGGCACCAGCGGAGTTCCCTGCATAACCGAGCACGTGCTGGCCTGCCTGGAGGCCGAAGTAATACACCAGGTGGATGCCGGAACGCACCACATCTTTATCGGCCGTATTACCAACGCCGAAGTGCTTTTGGAAGGCATCCCCATGACATATGCCTATTATCACCAAATTAAAAGAGGTTCCGTACCCAAAACAGCCCCGGCCTATGTGCCAAAACAAATAGAAAGGAAAGCGAACATGAATAACTATGTATGCAATGTGTGCGGGTATGTTTATGACCCGGCCCAGGGCGACCCGGAAAACGGCATAGCACCGAACACCCCCTTCGACAAACTACCGGATGACTGGACATGCCCTGTATGCGGCGTCGGCAAAGATGAGTTTTCACCGGAAAGTTGA
- a CDS encoding flavodoxin family protein, producing the protein MTISCLALACSPRKNGNTAILAKRALDACAAAGCTTDYLYLAGYNYRPCQACGGCNKTGRCVIDDDARVIYEKILAADRLIVAAPIFSMGICAQAKMLIDRAQQFWATKYLLKRNVITGNNRTPRKGIFISCAGTTLPGVFTGAQRVVQYFFKMLEVELLAQLCFDGVDDKGDILKHQHALEQAAAYGRMLAAGRPRMQ; encoded by the coding sequence ATGACTATCAGTTGCCTGGCGCTGGCCTGCAGCCCCCGAAAAAACGGTAATACCGCCATACTGGCCAAACGCGCGCTGGATGCCTGTGCGGCCGCAGGATGTACAACCGATTACCTGTACCTGGCAGGGTATAATTACAGGCCCTGCCAGGCTTGCGGCGGCTGTAACAAAACAGGCCGCTGTGTAATTGACGATGATGCCAGGGTTATTTATGAAAAAATACTGGCTGCCGACCGTTTGATTGTCGCCGCCCCCATTTTTTCCATGGGCATTTGCGCCCAGGCCAAAATGCTCATTGACCGGGCCCAGCAGTTTTGGGCCACTAAATACCTGTTGAAGCGTAATGTAATAACCGGTAATAACAGGACTCCCCGCAAAGGTATTTTTATCAGCTGTGCGGGTACTACCCTGCCCGGAGTTTTCACAGGTGCCCAGCGGGTGGTTCAGTATTTTTTCAAAATGCTGGAGGTGGAATTACTGGCCCAACTGTGTTTTGACGGTGTGGATGATAAAGGCGATATTTTAAAACACCAACATGCATTGGAACAGGCCGCCGCATATGGCCGTATGCTGGCCGCCGGTCGTCCAAGGATGCAGTAA
- a CDS encoding ferritin-like domain-containing protein, with translation MAWSITNFSGEEIVRLAVTIEKQGQKFYEIAAGKVDDPEIKGIFEYLAGEEKQHISDFESLGAKLSNDFTPNESYVGEYSDYIKALIDNHVFNHDNIDKLIDGITVTREALAIALRFEKDSILIFQELYNVVDDSGREIIGKLINQEKQHIRKLATDVVPYN, from the coding sequence ATGGCGTGGAGTATTACTAATTTCAGCGGTGAAGAAATTGTACGGCTGGCAGTGACCATTGAAAAGCAGGGTCAGAAGTTTTATGAAATAGCAGCCGGAAAAGTTGACGACCCGGAAATTAAGGGTATATTTGAATATCTGGCCGGGGAAGAAAAACAGCACATCAGCGATTTTGAATCCCTGGGCGCCAAATTGAGTAATGACTTTACCCCCAATGAAAGTTACGTGGGTGAATACAGTGACTACATAAAAGCACTTATTGACAACCACGTATTCAATCATGACAATATTGACAAGCTGATTGACGGCATCACAGTAACCCGGGAAGCTCTGGCCATAGCACTTCGATTTGAAAAGGATTCCATACTGATTTTCCAGGAGTTATATAATGTGGTGGACGACTCAGGCCGGGAGATAATTGGTAAGTTAATCAACCAGGAAAAACAACATATTCGCAAGCTGGCTACGGACGTGGTGCCATATAATTAA
- a CDS encoding HTH domain-containing protein, translated as MAVNEMVLKTLQEAQEPLKAGDIAEKAGIDKKEVDKAIKALKKEGKITSPKRCYYAASE; from the coding sequence ATGGCTGTAAACGAGATGGTATTAAAAACATTGCAGGAAGCTCAAGAACCTTTAAAGGCAGGGGATATTGCTGAGAAGGCGGGTATTGACAAAAAGGAAGTGGACAAAGCCATCAAGGCGTTAAAAAAGGAAGGGAAAATCACCTCACCCAAAAGGTGTTACTATGCTGCAAGTGAATAG
- a CDS encoding lipase family protein gives MSTSQFEEELDIKKMIFLAKACVQTYKQFKYDGKLIVPGGYSLVQVFKAKVLRVFEWFGYIIESENDAIIAFRGSLSRRDWITDLGVAQTNYQFAPNAGKVHRGFYHIYSSCRDNILNTLEGMSPHLKIYITGHSLGGGLAVLNALDVAVNTKHKNPIMLNFGAPRTGNYDFASVYNRLVKNSIRVVNDMDIAPKNPNRVTLSPIFNKFWVYKHVNYPYTISFQAGGAMANHDIRNYLKQLEKQVK, from the coding sequence ATGTCTACAAGCCAATTTGAAGAGGAATTGGACATAAAGAAAATGATTTTCCTGGCCAAAGCGTGTGTTCAGACTTACAAACAGTTTAAATATGATGGTAAATTGATTGTACCCGGCGGGTACAGTCTGGTGCAAGTTTTTAAAGCCAAAGTTTTACGGGTTTTTGAATGGTTTGGTTACATTATTGAGTCGGAAAATGATGCTATCATTGCCTTTAGGGGTTCACTGTCCAGAAGGGACTGGATCACTGACCTGGGTGTCGCCCAAACAAATTATCAATTCGCACCCAATGCCGGCAAAGTACATAGAGGTTTTTATCATATATATAGTTCGTGCCGGGATAATATTTTAAATACACTGGAAGGCATGTCCCCGCATTTAAAAATATATATTACCGGGCACAGTTTGGGAGGCGGGTTGGCTGTATTAAACGCCCTGGATGTTGCCGTCAACACAAAACACAAAAATCCCATCATGTTAAATTTCGGCGCCCCTCGCACCGGTAATTATGATTTTGCTTCAGTATACAATAGATTAGTCAAAAACAGCATCCGGGTCGTCAATGACATGGATATAGCCCCCAAGAACCCCAACAGGGTTACGTTATCACCAATATTTAATAAATTTTGGGTTTACAAGCATGTTAATTATCCCTATACCATATCCTTTCAAGCCGGGGGCGCCATGGCCAACCACGATATTAGAAACTACCTAAAGCAGCTTGAAAAACAAGTAAAGTAA